In Methylomonas sp. MK1, the following are encoded in one genomic region:
- a CDS encoding tetratricopeptide repeat protein produces the protein MATKQNFLKNLGIVVLSTGLVACNGADERKAKYMEEGKQLYQAGDYEKALLAYKNVLQIDPKDWETHFQIAEALSKQGKIENAFKEYSTVVAGNENHVMARVRVGQLLLLNRAVDDAEKMVGEALAKEPDNVEALVLFAGVQAAKNNSDGAIMTVERALKNSPDDVPATLMMASIKARLDKVDEAIVLLKQTIEKKPDNVALRSMLAGLYAKNNQIADSEAMLVEIVKLEPQQLQHYRTLALFQVGTKQVDKAEATLRDAVSKLPDNDTAKTYLVDFLLEKRSPEVAIAELLPMIEQKPQAYELKFKLANIQLSKKEIDKAEATMKEVVEQDKLGPSGITARNKLAALYAMTKRGDEAKALIKEVLDSNPRDAEALTLRGQFALGENKIPDAISDFRSVLVDQPNNIGVLKMLAAAHLRNNEEELARENMEKVVAVAPGDETARLDLVGLHMKAGHQDQAKQQLEALMKANPKSLKGLEAMFKMELSQKHWDKAQDIAKQVQQLSDKDATGFYMSGLGYQAEGKLEASTEAFQQALARKPDAIEPLTEMVKSYLVLKQSDKAIGKLQQVIKQQPDHFIAYNLMGGAYLNEQKFADAKTAYTKALSIKPDWYSPYRNLALIELAQKNKAEAIDIYKKGIEKTKGALELVDDLARLYHRDGQHEQVLALYEESYKLHPDSVVAVNNLASYLSDFSSSPDSLERAAKLAEPLLQTNNPNMMDTAAWVAYRQGNYDKAKEIMLKVIERDPQSPISNYHLGMVYFKQNDPVKAREYLQKAVDKKVEFDGLNEAKDVLSKL, from the coding sequence ATGGCAACGAAACAAAATTTTTTAAAAAATCTAGGCATTGTTGTGTTATCGACCGGCTTGGTGGCCTGTAACGGCGCCGATGAACGGAAAGCGAAATACATGGAAGAAGGCAAACAGCTATATCAAGCGGGCGATTATGAAAAAGCGTTGCTTGCCTATAAAAACGTGCTGCAAATCGATCCTAAGGACTGGGAAACTCACTTTCAAATCGCGGAAGCCCTGAGCAAGCAAGGCAAAATCGAAAATGCCTTTAAGGAATATAGTACCGTCGTTGCCGGCAACGAAAATCACGTGATGGCGCGGGTGCGGGTCGGCCAGTTGTTATTGTTGAATCGTGCGGTAGACGATGCAGAAAAAATGGTTGGCGAAGCGTTGGCGAAGGAACCGGATAATGTCGAGGCGTTGGTGTTGTTCGCCGGCGTACAAGCAGCCAAAAATAACAGCGACGGCGCGATTATGACGGTGGAGCGCGCCTTGAAAAACAGTCCGGACGATGTGCCGGCGACGTTGATGATGGCGTCTATTAAGGCGCGTTTGGATAAAGTCGATGAAGCGATTGTTTTATTGAAGCAAACTATTGAAAAGAAGCCCGATAATGTTGCATTGCGCAGCATGCTGGCCGGCTTGTACGCTAAAAACAATCAGATTGCCGATTCAGAGGCAATGTTGGTGGAAATTGTCAAACTGGAGCCGCAGCAATTACAGCATTACCGTACGTTAGCTTTGTTCCAAGTCGGTACCAAACAAGTCGATAAAGCCGAAGCGACTCTGCGCGACGCGGTCAGCAAATTGCCGGACAACGATACCGCCAAGACGTATTTAGTCGATTTCCTGTTGGAAAAACGCAGTCCGGAAGTGGCGATTGCCGAGCTGCTGCCGATGATAGAGCAAAAGCCGCAAGCGTATGAGTTGAAATTCAAACTGGCCAATATCCAGCTTTCCAAAAAGGAAATCGATAAGGCCGAAGCGACTATGAAAGAAGTCGTCGAACAGGATAAGTTGGGACCCAGCGGTATCACCGCGCGGAATAAATTGGCTGCCTTGTATGCCATGACCAAGCGTGGCGACGAGGCTAAAGCCTTGATCAAAGAAGTGTTGGATAGCAATCCGCGCGATGCTGAGGCTTTGACGCTACGCGGTCAGTTTGCCTTGGGTGAAAACAAAATTCCCGATGCAATTTCCGATTTTCGCTCGGTATTGGTTGATCAACCCAATAATATCGGCGTATTGAAAATGCTGGCCGCGGCCCATCTGCGCAATAACGAGGAAGAACTGGCCAGAGAAAACATGGAAAAAGTGGTTGCCGTCGCACCGGGCGATGAGACCGCCCGGCTGGATTTGGTTGGCTTGCATATGAAAGCCGGGCACCAGGATCAAGCAAAACAGCAGCTTGAAGCACTGATGAAAGCCAATCCGAAAAGTCTGAAAGGCTTGGAGGCGATGTTTAAAATGGAGTTGTCGCAAAAGCATTGGGATAAGGCACAGGACATTGCTAAGCAGGTGCAACAGCTATCGGATAAGGATGCCACCGGCTTTTACATGTCCGGCTTGGGCTATCAGGCGGAAGGTAAGTTGGAAGCCAGCACAGAAGCGTTTCAACAGGCCCTGGCGCGTAAGCCGGATGCGATTGAGCCTTTGACCGAGATGGTAAAAAGCTATTTGGTATTGAAGCAGTCGGATAAAGCTATCGGCAAATTGCAGCAAGTCATCAAACAGCAGCCGGATCATTTTATTGCCTATAACCTGATGGGCGGCGCTTATCTGAACGAGCAAAAATTCGCGGACGCAAAAACAGCTTACACAAAGGCTTTAAGCATTAAACCGGATTGGTATAGCCCTTATCGGAATTTGGCCTTGATCGAACTGGCGCAAAAAAATAAAGCCGAAGCCATCGATATTTATAAAAAAGGTATTGAGAAGACTAAGGGCGCATTAGAGTTGGTCGATGATTTGGCACGTTTGTATCATCGCGATGGTCAACATGAGCAGGTTCTGGCGCTATACGAAGAGTCTTACAAACTGCATCCGGATTCGGTGGTTGCGGTTAATAATCTGGCCAGTTACTTGTCGGATTTTTCGTCCAGTCCGGATAGTTTGGAACGTGCCGCCAAATTGGCCGAACCTTTGTTGCAGACCAATAACCCTAACATGATGGATACGGCGGCTTGGGTTGCCTATAGACAAGGCAATTACGACAAGGCCAAAGAGATCATGTTGAAAGTGATCGAACGCGATCCGCAATCACCGATCAGCAATTATCATTTGGGTATGGTCTACTTCAAGCAAAACGATCCAGTCAAAGCCCGCGAGTATTTGCAAAAAGCGGTCGATAAAAAAGTGGAATTCGACGGCTTGAATGAAGCGAAGGATGTTTTGAGTAAACTCTGA
- a CDS encoding putative porin has translation MANKKQLMALALSGLIGTVQAGEKEELLKLRNTTTNLIKQLVKQGVITDKAANEMIKQAEVEAGQQVAEAKASGAKEAVPADEVRVAYVPDFVKDEIRQQVRSELREEVVGDVMQKAKNEQWGMPNALPEWTKRFKLSGDIRLRSQHELMAKENIANSYIDWQAVNERGGLNAAGVDQFLNTTTDRQHFRERFRLGIDAAITDGMKAGVRLATGNQRDPVSTNQSLGFTGQKYDFTVDRAYLQYDAFDDNKFKWLTLSGGRIKNPWYTGGGEFTGGSELVWDTDLSFEGFAGTVRHRLGGSDSLMANDDQTHSVFATAGAFPLQESALSSDKWLFGGQVGVDWGFINQDNLKAALAYFDYVNVEAKQNTSVLGTCDLNTRGNTASRPEFMQGGNTLASICREGTGALASNPGMVGLASDYNIVNANISYEMAMFAPYRLRLSGDYAKNVGFNKAAVSRMLNGTVVEGKTNAWQFRADFGWPRAEVAGHWNVFAAYKYVERDAVLDAFTDSDFHLGGTNSKGWFIGGNYGLMKNVWLTGRWLSADIITGPPLGIDVLQIDVNTQF, from the coding sequence ATGGCGAACAAAAAACAGCTGATGGCCCTGGCACTATCAGGGCTGATCGGCACCGTGCAGGCCGGAGAAAAGGAAGAGTTGCTGAAACTGCGCAATACCACCACTAATTTGATCAAACAACTGGTCAAACAAGGCGTGATTACCGACAAGGCTGCTAACGAGATGATCAAGCAAGCCGAAGTCGAAGCGGGCCAGCAGGTGGCTGAAGCCAAGGCCTCCGGTGCCAAGGAAGCGGTGCCGGCCGATGAAGTACGCGTGGCTTATGTGCCTGACTTCGTCAAAGACGAGATTCGTCAGCAAGTGCGCAGTGAGCTGCGCGAAGAAGTGGTCGGCGATGTGATGCAAAAGGCCAAGAACGAGCAATGGGGTATGCCGAATGCGTTGCCGGAATGGACCAAGCGCTTCAAATTGTCCGGCGATATTCGCTTGCGCTCGCAGCATGAGTTAATGGCCAAGGAAAATATCGCCAATTCTTATATCGATTGGCAGGCGGTTAACGAAAGAGGCGGTCTGAACGCTGCGGGTGTTGATCAGTTCTTGAATACGACTACCGACAGACAACATTTTCGCGAGCGTTTTCGTCTAGGCATTGATGCGGCGATTACCGATGGTATGAAAGCTGGTGTACGTTTGGCGACGGGTAATCAACGTGATCCGGTATCCACCAACCAGTCTCTGGGATTTACTGGGCAAAAATACGATTTCACCGTGGATAGGGCTTATCTGCAATACGATGCGTTCGACGATAACAAATTCAAATGGCTGACCTTGTCGGGCGGTCGTATCAAGAATCCCTGGTATACCGGCGGCGGCGAATTTACCGGCGGTAGCGAATTGGTGTGGGATACGGATTTATCTTTCGAGGGTTTTGCCGGCACTGTGCGCCACCGTTTGGGCGGTTCGGACAGCTTGATGGCCAACGACGATCAAACCCATTCCGTGTTTGCCACGGCGGGTGCGTTTCCGCTGCAAGAGTCGGCACTGAGCAGCGATAAATGGTTGTTCGGCGGTCAGGTCGGGGTCGATTGGGGCTTTATCAATCAAGACAATTTAAAGGCGGCGCTGGCTTATTTCGATTATGTCAACGTCGAAGCCAAGCAAAATACTAGCGTTTTAGGTACTTGCGATCTCAATACGCGTGGCAACACCGCTTCACGGCCTGAATTCATGCAGGGCGGCAATACCTTAGCGTCGATCTGCCGAGAAGGCACCGGGGCGTTGGCTTCCAATCCGGGTATGGTCGGCTTGGCGTCCGATTACAACATCGTCAATGCCAATATTTCCTACGAAATGGCCATGTTCGCTCCCTATCGCTTGCGTTTAAGCGGTGATTACGCCAAAAACGTCGGCTTTAATAAAGCCGCGGTGAGCCGGATGCTGAACGGTACCGTGGTCGAGGGCAAAACCAACGCTTGGCAGTTTAGAGCGGATTTCGGTTGGCCGCGAGCCGAAGTGGCCGGGCATTGGAATGTGTTTGCCGCCTACAAGTACGTGGAGCGCGATGCGGTATTGGACGCTTTCACCGATTCCGACTTCCACCTCGGCGGTACCAACAGCAAAGGCTGGTTCATCGGCGGTAACTATGGCTTGATGAAAAACGTCTGGCTGACCGGTCGCTGGTTGAGTGCCGATATCATCACTGGACCCCCTCTCGGTATCGATGTGTTGCAGATCGATGTCAATACGCAATTCTAG
- a CDS encoding energy transducer TonB, with amino-acid sequence MSKKKHWRVYIPMLIAAVIAAIAIFYVVKIIMEFVDKKPTKSEKKIQPVTLLKPPPPPPPPPKVEKPPEPEIKEKIKEPDPEPEPEPEPEPEQAPPRDLGLDAEGTAGSDGFGLAARKGGTGLFGGGAGNPFAWYGGLVKNGILNILSSHEELRRKGYTAIVKVWLKADGSVERVELAKGSNDADIDELLSRLLNKFDRVAEAPPPGMQQPIKLKISSRI; translated from the coding sequence ATGTCAAAGAAGAAACATTGGCGGGTTTATATTCCGATGCTTATCGCTGCCGTAATCGCCGCTATCGCGATTTTCTACGTCGTTAAGATCATTATGGAGTTCGTCGACAAAAAACCGACGAAAAGCGAGAAAAAAATTCAGCCGGTGACCTTGCTGAAACCGCCGCCGCCTCCGCCACCGCCGCCCAAAGTAGAAAAGCCGCCCGAGCCGGAAATCAAGGAAAAAATCAAGGAACCCGATCCGGAACCCGAGCCTGAGCCGGAACCCGAACCGGAACAAGCACCGCCGCGCGACCTTGGCCTGGATGCCGAGGGCACGGCCGGTTCGGACGGTTTTGGTCTGGCAGCCCGTAAGGGCGGCACCGGGCTGTTCGGCGGTGGAGCCGGCAACCCGTTTGCCTGGTACGGCGGTTTGGTCAAGAACGGCATTCTGAACATTCTCAGCAGCCACGAAGAATTGCGCCGTAAAGGTTATACCGCCATCGTCAAGGTCTGGCTGAAAGCCGACGGCTCTGTAGAACGGGTGGAATTGGCCAAGGGCAGCAACGATGCGGACATAGACGAATTGCTCAGCCGCTTGTTAAACAAATTCGACCGAGTCGCGGAGGCACCGCCGCCGGGCATGCAGCAGCCGATTAAGTTAAAAATTTCATCACGTATTTAA
- a CDS encoding ExbD/TolR family protein: MKVQEENAAYDEINVTPMLDLAYVLLVVFILMTTAAVQGVQVNLPKASNTPSLAKPQTKAITVTADGTLFLDTFPVTMEQLESTLMQYKAANPELPVVVKGDATVQYQSVVDILALLGKLEITQVGLVTQNLTK; encoded by the coding sequence ATGAAAGTTCAAGAAGAAAATGCGGCGTACGACGAAATCAACGTCACGCCGATGCTGGATTTGGCTTATGTGTTGCTGGTGGTGTTCATTCTGATGACCACGGCTGCTGTGCAAGGCGTGCAGGTCAATCTGCCCAAGGCCAGTAATACGCCCAGTTTGGCCAAGCCGCAAACCAAAGCCATCACGGTGACGGCGGACGGTACTTTGTTTCTGGATACCTTTCCTGTGACGATGGAGCAGCTGGAATCGACACTGATGCAATACAAGGCCGCCAATCCGGAATTGCCGGTGGTGGTTAAGGGTGACGCCACCGTCCAGTACCAAAGCGTCGTCGATATTCTGGCCTTGCTCGGCAAACTGGAAATTACCCAGGTTGGTCTGGTCACCCAAAATCTGACCAAATAA
- a CDS encoding DUF2341 domain-containing protein: MKRIVLLVAALLAMPGLAQAWWNDDWGYRKKITIDAQQLQQGGVTPVAEGLVLVRLHTGNFSFFADLGENGKDLRFMAGDDKTPLKFYIEKIDTVNEMALIWVKLPKDIASAEESMFWMYYGNPKAVDGQDAPGIFDVAQAVAYHFEAGPVKDATAYANQPATATQTVVEGGAIGEAGGFNGSQSIRIAATPAIQMAVEFGWTVSAWVKIDQAQTDGVIFARDGLILSVRGQTPVLEVNRKQLVSSADLNLATWQYLSVAGNKDGFTLYVDGKPVGILPASVPSLLGDMSIGAAVDGSRGLVGAIDEFGIAKVARDQNYLQFAALMQGQSSALLNYGEDSTPDSEEGGESYLMSTLDNVTVDGWVIIGILGVMFIVSTLVIVSKAIVLNRTRSENKKFEEAFSQLGAKNISNLDHQDEDGQEDYDESPLLLSLTGNHAAFAGSSIYRIYHVGVQEMNKRLAKSVGAEAADQGLSAQALNAVKASMDGVLVRELQKLNSQMVLLTIAISGGPFLGLLGTVVGVMITFAAIAASGEVNVNAIAPGIAAALAATVAGLGVAIPALFAYNYLGSIIKAVTADMHVFVDEFVAKLAEQHS, translated from the coding sequence ATGAAACGGATTGTGTTATTAGTAGCGGCCCTGTTGGCGATGCCCGGACTGGCCCAAGCTTGGTGGAACGACGACTGGGGATATAGAAAGAAAATAACCATAGACGCCCAGCAATTGCAGCAGGGCGGCGTGACGCCGGTAGCTGAAGGCTTGGTGCTGGTGCGTTTACATACCGGCAATTTCAGCTTCTTCGCCGATTTGGGCGAAAACGGCAAAGATTTGCGCTTCATGGCCGGCGACGATAAGACTCCGTTGAAGTTTTATATCGAAAAAATCGATACGGTCAACGAGATGGCGCTGATTTGGGTGAAATTGCCCAAAGACATCGCAAGCGCTGAGGAGTCGATGTTCTGGATGTATTATGGCAATCCCAAGGCTGTGGACGGTCAGGATGCGCCGGGTATTTTTGATGTGGCGCAAGCGGTTGCCTATCACTTCGAGGCCGGTCCGGTGAAAGACGCTACGGCGTACGCCAATCAACCGGCTACGGCTACGCAAACGGTTGTGGAAGGCGGAGCCATTGGCGAAGCTGGCGGTTTTAACGGCAGTCAATCGATACGCATTGCGGCAACGCCCGCCATTCAGATGGCTGTCGAATTTGGCTGGACGGTTTCGGCATGGGTGAAAATCGATCAGGCGCAGACCGACGGAGTAATATTTGCGCGCGATGGGCTGATTTTATCTGTTAGAGGTCAAACCCCAGTTTTGGAAGTTAATCGTAAGCAATTGGTTAGCTCCGCCGATCTAAATTTGGCCACGTGGCAGTATTTGTCGGTCGCCGGTAACAAGGACGGTTTTACGTTATATGTGGATGGTAAGCCGGTCGGTATCTTGCCGGCGAGTGTGCCGTCGTTGTTGGGCGATATGAGTATCGGCGCGGCGGTGGACGGTTCACGCGGCTTAGTCGGCGCCATTGACGAGTTCGGTATTGCTAAAGTGGCGAGGGATCAGAATTACCTACAATTCGCGGCGCTCATGCAAGGCCAGTCGTCGGCGTTGTTGAACTATGGTGAAGACAGTACGCCCGACAGCGAAGAGGGTGGCGAATCCTATTTAATGTCGACGCTGGATAACGTCACCGTGGACGGCTGGGTCATCATTGGTATTCTGGGGGTGATGTTCATCGTCAGTACCTTGGTGATTGTCAGCAAGGCGATTGTGTTGAACCGTACCCGCAGTGAAAACAAAAAATTCGAAGAAGCCTTCAGCCAATTAGGCGCCAAAAATATAAGCAATCTGGATCACCAGGACGAAGACGGCCAGGAAGATTATGACGAATCGCCGTTGTTACTGTCCTTGACCGGCAATCATGCGGCTTTTGCGGGCTCTTCCATTTATCGCATCTACCATGTCGGCGTGCAGGAAATGAATAAACGTCTGGCTAAAAGCGTGGGTGCCGAAGCGGCCGACCAGGGCTTGTCTGCCCAGGCTTTGAATGCGGTAAAGGCCTCGATGGACGGCGTGTTGGTCCGGGAACTGCAAAAACTTAATTCGCAAATGGTGTTATTGACCATCGCGATTTCCGGTGGTCCGTTCCTGGGTCTGCTGGGCACCGTGGTTGGGGTCATGATCACCTTTGCGGCGATTGCCGCCAGCGGCGAAGTGAATGTCAACGCTATCGCACCGGGTATCGCAGCGGCCTTGGCGGCGACCGTAGCCGGTTTGGGCGTGGCGATTCCTGCTTTGTTTGCCTACAACTATCTGGGCAGCATCATCAAGGCGGTGACCGCCGACATGCATGTGTTCGTCGATGAATTCGTTGCCAAACTCGCCGAGCAGCATAGCTGA